Part of the Paludisphaera borealis genome, TGGGCGAGACGTCGGCGTCGACCAGGCCGGTGGTCCAGGCCAGCGCGCCGAGCAGCAGCCCCTGGTACTTGGGGTTGGTCCAGACGTCTTCGCGGTGGCCCATCGACGTGTAGAAGACGCGGCCCTTGCCGTAGGGGCGGGCCCAGGTGGCCGGGTAGTCGGGGCGCTCGTACTCGTGGCCCTGCATGCCCTTGGTCTTCTGGACGAGGATCACGTGAAGATCGTCGGGGTGGTTCTTGAGGGCGTACCATTCATCGTTGAGCTTGAAGCTGTTCGACGCGCCGAAGCCGTCGGCCAGGCCCGGGAACGCGGCGTCGGCGACCTCGATGGTCACCTCCTGCTGGGGGCCGTGCGAGTAGAACTCGCCGCCGATCATCTGGATGTACGGGTCGTCCCCGCTCTTGTCGCGGGGCTTGAAGTGGCCGAACGTGTCGGCCGCGCAGTGCATGCCGATGAACCCCTTGCCCCCCTTGAGGGCGTCGTAAAACGCCTTCTCGCCCTCGACCGAGATCGGGGGCGTCTTGTCGGTGCCGGGCACGGTGAGGTCGCCCGTGGTGTAGAAGACGAACCCGTCCCACTGGCCGATCTGGTCGGGCTCGAACAGCCGGCCGTCCTTGGAGGCGACGACCTCGAAGCCGTGCTCCTTGCCGATCTCGGTCAGGATCTTCTCGGCGTGCGAGAGGTTGCCCCCCTGGCGGGCGACCACCGAGTGGGGGAATCCCGAACTCTTGGTGAAGAAGAGGACCCTCTTGGGTGCCTTGAGGGCCGCGGCCGTCGCCTTGGCGAACGCCCCCGCGCCCAGCCAGGCGGCTCCACTGGCCAGGAGCAACTCTCGACGGTTCAGGTCTCGCGACATCGTGCGGATCTCCATGGGGATGAGGGAAGAAGAGGCAGGCTGAACTCGTCGCGGCCCCATTCGAGGAAGGGGGCCGGCGCTCGGCAGCCGCCTTGGCGACATCCCTTCCTTGTACCGCGGCCGGAATCCGAAAGAAACCCGGCAGAGGTCGTCCGCCCGTGTAGGCGGCGGGTTGGCTTGCTTTGCCGTCGTCTGAACATAAAGTCAGTGCGAAGCGACCTTTCCGCTTGCATCGATTGCGCGTGGGGGGTAATCTCCAGGGGGAACCTTGGTTCCCAAGAATGGCGAATCCTCGTTTCTTGAGGATTTCCGCCCCGAAGCCGACGTCAGGAGACGATCACCATTCCGCACGGACGCTGAAGCTTCGCTCAGGTGTCCGGCCCTTGGTCCGGAGACGCGATCAGGATGACCCAGCTCACAGCCCCCCCCGAAGCCGTGGACGGCGCCCAGCTTTCCAAGCTTTCGGTCTCGATTCGCGGTAAGCTCCAGTTCATGGATTATCTGGTGCGCGCGGCGGTCGCCGACGTCGAGCGGTTCCAGGACGAGCCCGACCCGGGGACCCGTATCTTCATCAAGCAACTCGTCGAGATGCATACGGCCAACCTGCGTCAAGAGAGCCAGAATCTGAGGGCGATCGCCGACCTCTGCAACATGCTCGATGCGATGGTGCAGACGCCCCAAGAGCAGCCGTACAGCTCGGGAGACCCCTCATGACGCCGTCGACCAACGGGCTCTCGGGAACTTCGCCGATGCACGAGTTCGCGACCACGAGCCGCGACCTCGAGATCGAGGGCGACGACGCGGGCGGCCACCTGCCCTCCCCCGAGCTGCGGAAGTTCCTCGCCGAGATCAAGGGCCAGGCCCAGTTCCTGCTTTACCTGGCCGACCAGATCGAGGAGTCGCTCGTCCAGCTCTCCCAGGAGAGCGACCCCTGCCACGGCGCGTTCTTGTGCAAGGTGCTGGGGATGTACTCGACCCAGCTCGAAACCAAGCACCAGGGCCTGGGCGAGAAAATCGCCGAGACCTGCCAGGAAGTCTACGTCACCGTCAGGGAACGCGAACTCGGCTGAGTGGGTGGGCCGCGAGCGGCTGACTTCGATCCGCCACAGGTTCGCCCAGAGTCGGGGCGATGCGAGGCTTTGCGCCGTCACCGAAATCCCATCACGCTGAGACCGCGGTCCAGGTCGATGGGGTGGGCGAGAAGAAGAAGCAGGCGCCGCCTCCGATACGTCCGTCTTCACACATGGCGTGTTCCAACGGGTGGCATCGGAAAACTCGTCCCCCCCGGGAAGGAGGGCGAGTGGGAGCACCAGGGTCAGTGTCGGCGACGCCTGCTCGTCCAAGGAAACCGGACACGATCCGACGTCACGACGGTCATCGTGCTCGGTCGTTATGAAAGCTTTCGGCCCCCGCCGGCCGCTTTCATCAATCGATTCAGCCGAATTTCGCGGTTCTCGCGGCTCCGTGCTCCCGGCCGAGCGCGTGCCGCGTCGTCGAAGAGCCGTCACGGAATCCGCCGCGTTCCAGCCGGCCCGGACGACCACCCACGAGTCGACCGGGCGTTGCGCGCCGGTCCGCGCGGGGGCCGTCGCGCTCGGTCGCCGATCACCTGGAGGTACGCCGACGACCAACGGCCGGACGACCCGTCTAGCGGGCGTCGTCCGACCGATCGAGTTGTCCCTATCCGTCACCATCATGGAAGGACGTCCCGAGGAGCGTGCGCAAGGGAAAGCCGCCTGTTCCGACAACCAGCGGGGGAGCTACTTCGGCTGCCTCAAGCGGGTGAAAAGCTGGCTGTAGGGCGCGTGGTCGTGCTCGCCCTCGGCCCGGACGTCCGCGCCGAACTCGGCCTCGGTCGCGTCCTCGACGCTCTCCAGGTCGAGTTCATCGTTCGTCCCGGAATCCGGATCGGCGTCCTCGGCGGGGTCGTCCGTCGATTCGGTCGTGGGGTTCAGACGCCCGCGATTCCGGGCCCACTCGGCCCAGGCCTGGAGCGCGGCGTAGCGGTCTTCGATCGTCTCCTCGCCGAGGGGAGCGGTCGCGACGGCCGTCTCGGCCGACTCGTCCAGCTCGCTCGCCACGATCGACGGAGTGTTCTCGGCGTCGAGGCTCCCGCTCCAGCCGACTTCGATGAGCCCCTCCTCCTCGCGAAGGGGGGGCCGACTTGGAACCAGCGGAGGCGGTTCGAGGATCGTTTCGGCGATCACGACCGGTGCCGGCCGGGCTTCGGGTCGCGTCACGGGCCGGGGCGACGCCTCCAGGCTCGGGCTCGACGCGGCCGCCTGGACTTGCCGAGCGGCAGGCTGAGGTTGGGCGGGGGCCGGGACGGACGGCGACGGCGTCGCCGAGCGGCCGAGCCCTCGGGTTTCCACCAGCCTCAGCAGCGTGCGGGGGTTGCCGGCGGCGTCGCGGTGCAACGGCTCGATCTCGGCGGCGTCGAGGCGGTCGGGACGGACTGAGGCCAGAAGCTGGGACGCTTCCTCGACGTCGAGGGGCGGTAGATGGATGTGCCCCGCCAGACGATTGGCCACAGTCTGGAGCGATCGGCCCGCAAACCGCCGCGTCAGCTCGGTCCGGCCGACCAGGAGGACGGCCGCGAAACCGTGCTCCGCACGCGGGCTGCCGCAGGCGGAAAGGGCCTCGATCTCGGACCAGACTTCGGGAGAAGCGTGGTGGGCGTTCTCGACCACCAGAACCCATGACCGGCCGTCGGCCGACTCGTCCTGGAGGGCCGAGGCGATCGCCAGGCGATTCGTCGCGAGCCGGTCCGAGGCCGCGACCCCAAACTGCGACGCCGTCAGGCTGAGGAAGTCCACGGGGTCGAGCGCCGGGGCGGCCTGGACGACGGCGAACCGCCAGCCTGAGGGCAGCTCGTCGGCGAGGCGTCCCCAGAGGCGCGTCTTGCCGGCTCCAGACTCGCCCGTGATCAGGATCGGTCCGGCGGCCTTCGACCCGAGGGTCGTCGACCTGAGCGATTCCAATGCTGCGCGACGGCTGGTGACGTCGAGGCGATCAGGACGGCCGGGGACTTCACGGATCTCTCGATTCAGGGTGATGCGCCGACTTCGCTCCATGGTCGACCGACTCCTTTTCCTGCTGGGGGAGTTGGGGATGCGGCGAACGCGACGCCCGGTACCCATCGCCGACGACTCCGCGTCGAGGCCCGACGTCGACCGAACCGCGTTCGCAATACGCGTCCGGCGGCGCATCTCCAGGTCTTCAAGATCGACGCCCGGGCCTCTCTCTCTTGAGCAACGCGCCGGCCGAGGCTTCAGAGGGTGGTCGCGGCTCGGCGGGAAGTTGATGGATCGCTTGGGTTTTTGTAAAGTGGGGAGGGGTGTGTGGGATTTCGGGATCTTGCCGTGGGATCGGCCGGGGAGCGACCGAACGCTCGGCGGTTCGTCGTCTGCGACCACGAGGGAGCTTGGCCTTTGGCGACGGGCAGAAGCGCTGCCAGCGAAGACCGGATCGGCGAATACCGCATCGTCCGGCTGATCCATCCTGGCGTCACATCGGTGGTCATCGAGGTGGTCCAGGAA contains:
- a CDS encoding ThuA domain-containing protein, whose translation is MSRDLNRRELLLASGAAWLGAGAFAKATAAALKAPKRVLFFTKSSGFPHSVVARQGGNLSHAEKILTEIGKEHGFEVVASKDGRLFEPDQIGQWDGFVFYTTGDLTVPGTDKTPPISVEGEKAFYDALKGGKGFIGMHCAADTFGHFKPRDKSGDDPYIQMIGGEFYSHGPQQEVTIEVADAAFPGLADGFGASNSFKLNDEWYALKNHPDDLHVILVQKTKGMQGHEYERPDYPATWARPYGKGRVFYTSMGHREDVWTNPKYQGLLLGALAWTTGLVDADVSPNIKKVTPGYKTLPSGVKK
- a CDS encoding ATP-binding protein, whose product is MERSRRITLNREIREVPGRPDRLDVTSRRAALESLRSTTLGSKAAGPILITGESGAGKTRLWGRLADELPSGWRFAVVQAAPALDPVDFLSLTASQFGVAASDRLATNRLAIASALQDESADGRSWVLVVENAHHASPEVWSEIEALSACGSPRAEHGFAAVLLVGRTELTRRFAGRSLQTVANRLAGHIHLPPLDVEEASQLLASVRPDRLDAAEIEPLHRDAAGNPRTLLRLVETRGLGRSATPSPSVPAPAQPQPAARQVQAAASSPSLEASPRPVTRPEARPAPVVIAETILEPPPLVPSRPPLREEEGLIEVGWSGSLDAENTPSIVASELDESAETAVATAPLGEETIEDRYAALQAWAEWARNRGRLNPTTESTDDPAEDADPDSGTNDELDLESVEDATEAEFGADVRAEGEHDHAPYSQLFTRLRQPK